The sequence ATACTCTGTTTAACGTCAAAGTAGTGGACTTTCTTTATTGGCGTATCCAATGTCACCAGTTTGTCCAGGTAGGCTGAAACCGCAGGGTTTTCCTGGCACTCAGTGGGTGCAATAATCGCCATCTCGCCATTTGGCTGGGTGATGATCTGAGTGTTGAACAGATAGGTCTTTACCGCATCTTCAACAGACACATCGGCCGTGTTGACCTTAATAAAGTGAACCTTTTCCTGGCCAAATTTACGCTGGATTTCGTCCAGCTTAGCCTGGGTGTCGAAGAAAGCCTGCTCATGGTAGAACAGCACATTCTGATTACCCACAGAGATAACATCATTGTGGAATACGCCCTGATCTATCACATCAGGGTTTTGCTGCACATAGACCACATTTTCATCGCTTAAGCCATGCAGGCGGGCAATGGCCTGACAGGATTCCAGGGTTTGCCTGGCAGGGAAGCGCTTTGGTGACGGCTTACTGGTATCAAAGGCGTAGCGTCCATAACAGAAAATCTCGACACCCGGGCGACCATATTCAGTGCAAAGGCGGGTATGATTGGCCGCGCCTTCGTCGCCAAAATGCTCGTTATCCGGCAGGTGGCGGTGATGCACAAAGTATTTCTCATTGGCAAAGGTAGCCTGTAGTATGCGGCCGGTAACGTCTGGCTCCAGCGACCGATGAAACTTGTTGGTCAGGTTGGCCGGGGTAAAATGAACCCGGCCATCGGCGGTATCGGCACTGGGTGAGACGGTTGCGGCATTGGCGGTCCACATACTGGACGCGGAGCAGCAGGCCAGAAACACTTCAGTGGCTTGCTTGGCGGCTTTTTCCAGCACGTCCGCATCGCTGCCGGTAAAACCCAGGCGACGTAGTGTGACGATATCCGGGCGCTCCTGGGGCGCCAGCACACCCTGCAGCATGCCCATGTCAGCAAGGGCTTTCATCTTCTTCAGCCCCTGTTTTGCGGCTTGTCTGGGACTGCTGTTGGACTTGGCATTGTTTAGTGAAGCGACATTACCAAATGACAAACCTGCATAATTATGTGTAGGGCCGACTAATCCGTCGAAGTTGACTTCAAACTGTTTCATTATTTCCCCGATGGTTAAGTGTTTAAGAGGATGCTCTGCCTTCTGAAGCTCCTGAAATGACGTTTTTATGGGGCGGGTCTGAAGCAGAGAAAGTCATTATACGAGTTTTTAACAACCTGCCAAATTTGCATAATGGTAAATCTATGCATAATATTGCCGCCCGTTGAGAGTAAGTGAATAGGGCAGGAAAAGTTCAGCATAAGTATTTTCAACAATCTTTACATTTCAGTAAGTTAGATTGTTTTTGAACGCATAAATCTGCAATCAAAAAAAATTAAAATAATTTGCTGAAGACTGGCTAAATGGGCTTAAAAGCAATATCAGGACACAAATTCAGTCCGATGGAAGGATTTGTTTGTCAGGATGCCAATGCCGAAGCATCTGGATAACATTTGGTCATCTTTGCTGCCGGGTTTGTATGGATTGTGATTGAAAACCTGTAACGCAGTAACAATAACGGTAACACTGCCTCAGCCATTTTTATTCACCTGAGGCGCAAAACTAATACGTAAGAACACCTTGTTTTCCACCTTTTTTATAGATATATCTAAAAAGATGCAGTGCCGTGATGGCACCTTTTGGGCTTTCAATTAAAGTCAGCACACTAATATAAGAGCATACGTTATATGGCAAAGTCTCTGGTTATAGTCGAGTCCCCGGCAAAAGCTAAAACCATTAACAAGTATCTGGGTAAAGACTTCGTGGTGAAATCCAGCGTGGGACACATTCGCGATCTGCCCACTAAAGCACAGGGCAACGTTCCCGCCAAGAAACCAGCCAAAGAGCTTAAAACCTTCAGTGATGACAAGCGTGAAGCCTATTTGCGTGAGCACGAGTACCGCAAACTGGTTGACCGTATGGGTATTGACCCGCAGAACGACTGGGAAGCCCATTACGAGGTGCTCAGCGGCAAGGAAAAAGTCGTCAACGAGCTGAAGAAGCTGGCTAAGAATGCTGACACTGTCTATCTGGCAACGGATTTGGACCGCGAGGGGGAGGCGATTGCCTGGCACCTTCAGGAACTGATTGGCAAAAAGGATAAAGTCTTTAAGCGGGTGGTATTTAACGAAATCACAAAAAAAGCGATACAGGAGGCCTTCTCTCACCCCGGCGAAGTCAATGTTGACAGAGTTAATGCCCAGCAGGCCAGACGTTTTCTGGATCGGGTAGTGGGCTTTATGGTCTCGCCGCTGTTGTGGAAAAAGATTGCCCGGGGACTGTCAGCAGGGCGTGTACAGTCTGTGGCTGTGCGCCTGGTGGTGGACCGTGAACGGGAAATCAAGGCCTTTGTACCCGAAGAGTTCTGGGACGTGCACGCTGACCTGAACCGTGCGCAACAAAAACTGCGCATGCAGGTGGTGAAACAACAGGGCGAAGCCTTTAAACCCAGGAATAAACAGCAGACCGATGCGGCGGTGGCATTGCTGGAAAAGGCAGATTACGAGGTCATCAGCCGCGAATCGCGGCCGACCCAGAGCAAGCCCTCCGCGCCATTTATTACCTCTACCTTGCAGCAGGCAGCCAGTACCCGTTTAGGTTTTGGTGTGAAAAAGACCATGATGATGGCTCAAAGGCTTTATGAAGCGGGTCACATCACCTATATGCGTACTGATTCAACCAATCTGAGCAGCGAAGCAGTGGATGCCTGCCGCGAATATATCGATACTCAGTTTGGTGGTGACTATCTGCCCGGCGCGCCAATTAAATATGGCTCCAAAGAGGGTGCACAGGAAGCTCACGAGGCCATCAGGCCCTCCAGTGTGAAAATTAAGGCAGAGTCCCTGTCTGATATGGAACGGGATGCTCAGCGGCTGTATGAGCTTATCTGGCGTCAGTTTGTGGCATGCCAGATGACTCCGGCTAAATATGATGCCACCACCATCAGAGTTAAGGCCGGTGAATTTGAGCTGACTGCCAAGGGCCGGGTTCTGAAATTTGACGGCTGGACCCGGGTGCAAACCCAGGCCCGCAAAAAAGGTGAAGAAGATCTTATCCTGCCGGACGTAAAAGAAGGCGAAGTGCTAGAGCTCAAAGCGTTGGATCCCAAACAGCACTTTACCAAGCCTCCGGCCCGTTATTCTGAAGCATCCCTGGTTAAAGAGCTGGAAAAACGTGGCATCGGCAGACCTTCAACCTATGCCAGTATTATCTCTACTATCCAGGATCGGGGCTATGTCAGGCTGGAAAACAAGCGCTTCTATGCCGAGAAAATGGGCGAGATCGTCAATGACAGGCTGCTGGAAAACTTCCAGGATCTGATCAGCTACGATTTTACCGCCAATATGGAGCAGCATCTGGATGAAATTGCCGATGGTAAGCTCTACTGGAAACAGGTACTGAATGATTTTTACGGCGATTTCTATACCAAGCTGCTGAATGCGGAAAAGCCCGCCGAAGAAGGGGGCATGCGCGCCAACGAAGCAGTGATGACGGATATTCCCTGTTCCAAATGTGGTCGTCCCATGACCATACGTACCGCCAGCACCGGGGTTTTCCTGGGGTGCTCAGGCTACAGCCTGCCACCGAAAGAGCGCTGTACCAACACCATGAACCTGACACCGGGCGATGAAGTGGTGAAGGTGGATGATGAAGAAGAGCTGGAAACCGAAGTATTGCGCGCCAAACGCCGCTGCCAGCTATGTGGCACGGCCATGGACAGCTATCTGATAGATGAGAAACGTAAGCTGCACGTTTGCGGTAACACGCCGGTATGTAAAGGTGTGTATGTGGAGCAGGGCACCTTCAAGATCAAAGGTTATGATGGGCCGATCATAGAGTGTGACAAATGCGGCTCGAATATGGAGCTGAAAAACGGTCGCTTCGGTAAATATTTTGGCTGCACCAACAGCGAATGTAAGAATACCCGCAAGCTGCTCAGAAATGGTGAAGTGGCACCGCCTAAAGAAGATCCCGTAGATCTGCCGGAATTACCCTGTACCAAGTCGGATGCCCACTTTGTGCTGCGCGATGGCGCCTCAGGGATTTTTCTGGCGGCCCATAATTTTCCTAAATCCAGGGAAACAAGAGCACCTCTGGTTGAAGAGCTGGCCCGATTCCGCGATCGCTTACCAGAGAAATTTTTCTATCTTGCCGATGCCCCGCAAAGCGACCCCGATGGCAATAAGACCATGGTGCGCTACAGCCGCAAAACCAAGCAGCAGTATGTGACCTCTGAAAATGAGGACGGCAAGGCCACCGGCTGGAGTGCGTGGTACAAAGGCGGCAAATGGCAGGTAGACGATAAGCGTAAGGGTAAAAAGTAGCGACAGAAGTTTTCAGTTGTCAGCTGTAGCCTGGATGTAGCGAAGTGGAATCCGGGATAAAGTGTTTTTAAATCAAAAGATTAACCACAGAGGGATAAATCAATTTTAATCTCTGTGCTCTTTGTGTCTGTGGTGAATATTGTGCTTTTCGTGAGGTTGGTGGTGAAAAGGCACTCAACCACGAAAAACACTAAAGACACGAACCTAAAATGACCTCTCGCAGAGACGCAAAGGCGCAGAGAAGTGCAGGATTGGGGTTGTAAAGCCCCTGCGTCTCAGCGCCTCTGCGAGATCGAATTTAATCATGGTTTTCACCGCAAACTCGCAGAGAGCACAGAGGTATCATGGTTTTAGTCGTCCGCTGTCAGCCCTCAGATGTCAGTTTCTGAAGACTGAAAGCTGATTACTGAAGACTTTTCTGACTCCGCGCTCTCTGCGACTCCGCGGTGATATATATTTTTAGTCTGATTGGTGGAAAAGAAAAGGCACTGGATTCCCGCCAACAACAAGCGGGAATGACATCCGGTCATGCCCGAATGTCGTTATCGGGCATCCAGCGCCCCTGGACAAGAGTCATCACAGAGCACACAGAGGGAAAACCGCTTTAATCTCCGCGCCCTCTGCGACTCTGCGGTGAAATCTGTTTTGTGCTTTACGGCGTTATTAAGGGTTTGTATTGATCTCCAGATTACCCCGTTGGGTAGAATATGGTGCGTTTGTGCTGGCGTTTACCGCTGGTTGCATTAATGCTGTGGGCTTGCTGGGCTTCCAGCATCAGGCGATTTCTCATCTTTCCGGAACGGCTACACAACTGGGCTCGGAGATTGCCAATGCAGCGCTGACGGATACGACACATTTGCTGATGGTACTGATCAGTTTTTTGCTCGGCGCTGCTATTTCCGGAGTCATGCTTACTGGTCGCTCTTTGCAGTTAGGCAGACACTATGACTCCTTGCTGGTGATTGAATCTGTATTATTGCTGGCAGCGATCTACTTTCTGCAGCAGGGGTCTGTATACGGGCATTTCTTAGGCTCAGCCGCATGCGGGCTACAAAATGCACTGGCTACGACCTATAGTGGTGCTGTAATCCGCACCACACACCTGACAGGGATATTTACCGATTTGGGTATTATGTTAGGTGAGGCCCTCAGGGGTAAGCCGTTTGATAACCGTAAAGCGTTGTTGTTTATGCTGATTATCATTGGTTTTATTACTGGCGGAATAAGCGGTGCAATGCTGTTTGCCCAATACACATTCCTCACCTTGCTGTTGCCGGCAACCATTTGTCTGATATTGGCATTGGCATACCGTTTTTACCGTTCAACGATTTTACTGAAGCAGCAGTGATGAGGAAATCACTGGCCAGTCAATGCTCAAAGTGATCTGAATGAAAAAACAACATCTGCCACAGAAGACTTGTCCGGCCTGCGAACGGCCGTTTAGCTGGCGTAAAAAGTGGCAAAAATGCTGGGAACAGGTGGTTTATTGTTCCCAGCGTTGTCGAAATCAGCGTGAGAGAGCATTCAACCACGAAAAATACTAAGGCCGCGACGTGATGCTCAACGGACTTTTCAGTATTAAATGACTAACAGCAGAGACGCAGAGTACGCGACGTTTTGGCTATCGCTTGCTTTTAAATCTCCGCGCCCTTCATGGCTATAAGATAAATTTAACAATATAAAAGGCGCTGGATGCCCGATAACGACATTTGGGCATGACAGAATGTCGTTCCCGCGTGCGGTTGGCGGGAACCCAGTGCCTTGTTCTTTGCTGCAGACAACACGAAAAGTTAATGCCATCACAAAGACACAGAGCGCGCAGAAGTATCATGATTTTAGTCGTCCGCTGTCAGCCATCAGATATCAGTTTATGAAGCTATTAGCTGAAAACTTGCCTGACTCTGCGATCTCTGTGTCGCTGCGAGATCTTAAGCTTTTATTCGTTTTATCTCGCTGAGGCGCAAAGGCGCAGAGAAATACAGGATTGGCGTTGTAAAGCCCCTGCGGCTTAGCGTCTCGGCAAGAGATGGCTATTTGTTCGTGATTTTGGTGTTTTAAAAGCTCTGGACCACGAAAGGCACGAAAAACACGAAAGGGGTTAAAGCGTTTAATCATATAAATCTCTGTGTTCTCTGTGCCTCTGTGGTGATTATTATTGCTGCGGAGGGATAACTACCTCGCTACCCAGCCGCCGTCCAGAACCAGGGTCTGGCCGCAGATATTCTTCGCCGCCGGGCTGAGTAAAAACTCGGCGCAACCAGCCAGTTCCTGAATATCGATAAAGGCTTTTTTCGGCATAGGCTCGAGCATAATCTTGCGCACCACTTCCTCTTCGCTCATATTATTCTCTTTGGCCTGAGCGGCAATCTGCTGCTCTACCAGGGGGGTTTTTACATAAGAAGGGCACAGGGTATTGATGGTAATATCATGTTCACTGACTTCCAGCGCCAGGGTCTTGGCAAAGCCCAGTAAGCCATGCTTGGCCGATACATAAGCAGATTTAAACGGCGAGGCCACCAGTGAATGAATCGAGCCCACATTGATAATTCGGCCATAGTTGCGGGCTTTCATTTCAGGCAAAAAGACCTGTGTCAGCAGCGCCGGGCCCACCAGCATCACATTAATTAACTGTTGCCATTTGGCTGCCGGAAAGTCTTCCAGTCTGGCCACATGCTGAATACCGGCGTTATTCACCAGCACATCAATATGACCTATCTTATCCGGCAGTGCACCAACCTGTTCGGCATTACTCACATCCAGTGCTGCTGCGCTGGCATTGATGCCCTGGGATGTCAGGGTTTTGGCAGCCTGCTGAGCAGGTTCCAGATTAATATCGGCAATCACAATATTGTGGCCAAGCTGGCCAAGATGTGTAGCAATGCCCAGCCCAATGCCGCTGGCTCCGCCTGTGATTAAAATATCTTTGCTGCTCATATTATTCTCCTGCCAGATTGCGGACCATACTGGCTACCGCTTTGATCTGCTTGCCATTCTTATTGGCGTAATTTTCATCGGTATAGCCCCACCAGTCCCAACATGCCTGAGGATTCAGGGGCATCAGGGTGGACTTTTTGGTTTGCGGGTAAAGCACAACCGTATTATGGGCATCGGCCCATTCGTTCAGGCCGGTGAGGCGGGCGTAATCATTGCCCACCGCTTCAATATTCTGATTGCAGCCATGGAAGCTCACATGTACCTGGCAGCTCGCACCCTGCAAACAGGGAGCAGGGGCATAGAGATAAGCACTGTCGGCGAGGCCTGAAGCATCCTCTCCGCCCAATTGCTGTTGGTCGAGGGAATACAGTTGCCCCCTGGATGTCACCTTCTGGGTTGGTGTGGCCGCAATATGCTGCATCATTTCGCTGGCGGCATCATAACCGCAACTGGCAATAAAGGGCGTTTCAGAAACATCGCACGTTGTGCCGGCGTTTTCGGTGGGGAAATGATGGGCAAAGGGCTTGTCACTGATATAACGAACGTTGTCGGCTCCGGCCCAGGCCCGATACTGCTCAACCAGTTTATCG comes from Lacimicrobium alkaliphilum and encodes:
- a CDS encoding YoaK family protein, producing MISRLPRWVEYGAFVLAFTAGCINAVGLLGFQHQAISHLSGTATQLGSEIANAALTDTTHLLMVLISFLLGAAISGVMLTGRSLQLGRHYDSLLVIESVLLLAAIYFLQQGSVYGHFLGSAACGLQNALATTYSGAVIRTTHLTGIFTDLGIMLGEALRGKPFDNRKALLFMLIIIGFITGGISGAMLFAQYTFLTLLLPATICLILALAYRFYRSTILLKQQ
- the topA gene encoding type I DNA topoisomerase; the encoded protein is MAKSLVIVESPAKAKTINKYLGKDFVVKSSVGHIRDLPTKAQGNVPAKKPAKELKTFSDDKREAYLREHEYRKLVDRMGIDPQNDWEAHYEVLSGKEKVVNELKKLAKNADTVYLATDLDREGEAIAWHLQELIGKKDKVFKRVVFNEITKKAIQEAFSHPGEVNVDRVNAQQARRFLDRVVGFMVSPLLWKKIARGLSAGRVQSVAVRLVVDREREIKAFVPEEFWDVHADLNRAQQKLRMQVVKQQGEAFKPRNKQQTDAAVALLEKADYEVISRESRPTQSKPSAPFITSTLQQAASTRLGFGVKKTMMMAQRLYEAGHITYMRTDSTNLSSEAVDACREYIDTQFGGDYLPGAPIKYGSKEGAQEAHEAIRPSSVKIKAESLSDMERDAQRLYELIWRQFVACQMTPAKYDATTIRVKAGEFELTAKGRVLKFDGWTRVQTQARKKGEEDLILPDVKEGEVLELKALDPKQHFTKPPARYSEASLVKELEKRGIGRPSTYASIISTIQDRGYVRLENKRFYAEKMGEIVNDRLLENFQDLISYDFTANMEQHLDEIADGKLYWKQVLNDFYGDFYTKLLNAEKPAEEGGMRANEAVMTDIPCSKCGRPMTIRTASTGVFLGCSGYSLPPKERCTNTMNLTPGDEVVKVDDEEELETEVLRAKRRCQLCGTAMDSYLIDEKRKLHVCGNTPVCKGVYVEQGTFKIKGYDGPIIECDKCGSNMELKNGRFGKYFGCTNSECKNTRKLLRNGEVAPPKEDPVDLPELPCTKSDAHFVLRDGASGIFLAAHNFPKSRETRAPLVEELARFRDRLPEKFFYLADAPQSDPDGNKTMVRYSRKTKQQYVTSENEDGKATGWSAWYKGGKWQVDDKRKGKK
- the astB gene encoding N-succinylarginine dihydrolase — protein: MKQFEVNFDGLVGPTHNYAGLSFGNVASLNNAKSNSSPRQAAKQGLKKMKALADMGMLQGVLAPQERPDIVTLRRLGFTGSDADVLEKAAKQATEVFLACCSASSMWTANAATVSPSADTADGRVHFTPANLTNKFHRSLEPDVTGRILQATFANEKYFVHHRHLPDNEHFGDEGAANHTRLCTEYGRPGVEIFCYGRYAFDTSKPSPKRFPARQTLESCQAIARLHGLSDENVVYVQQNPDVIDQGVFHNDVISVGNQNVLFYHEQAFFDTQAKLDEIQRKFGQEKVHFIKVNTADVSVEDAVKTYLFNTQIITQPNGEMAIIAPTECQENPAVSAYLDKLVTLDTPIKKVHYFDVKQSMRNGGGPACLRLRVALTDQEVDAVNPNTLINDAQFERLNTWVDKHYRDELSFDDLRDPQLLMESRSALDELTQILKLGSVYPFQR
- a CDS encoding DUF2256 domain-containing protein is translated as MKKQHLPQKTCPACERPFSWRKKWQKCWEQVVYCSQRCRNQRERAFNHEKY
- a CDS encoding 3-hydroxybutyrate dehydrogenase — translated: MSSKDILITGGASGIGLGIATHLGQLGHNIVIADINLEPAQQAAKTLTSQGINASAAALDVSNAEQVGALPDKIGHIDVLVNNAGIQHVARLEDFPAAKWQQLINVMLVGPALLTQVFLPEMKARNYGRIINVGSIHSLVASPFKSAYVSAKHGLLGFAKTLALEVSEHDITINTLCPSYVKTPLVEQQIAAQAKENNMSEEEVVRKIMLEPMPKKAFIDIQELAGCAEFLLSPAAKNICGQTLVLDGGWVAR
- a CDS encoding PHB depolymerase family esterase; this encodes MKTLFMAVALTTSAQAMAEIPELDLNIDTITVSGISSGGYMAGQFHIAHSDWVSGIGVIAGGPYYCARNSIMTALGQCVNKQDKPINLADIETTVKEWEKQNLINPLSDVTGDKVWILHGTEDKKVLAAVTDKLVEQYRAWAGADNVRYISDKPFAHHFPTENAGTTCDVSETPFIASCGYDAASEMMQHIAATPTQKVTSRGQLYSLDQQQLGGEDASGLADSAYLYAPAPCLQGASCQVHVSFHGCNQNIEAVGNDYARLTGLNEWADAHNTVVLYPQTKKSTLMPLNPQACWDWWGYTDENYANKNGKQIKAVASMVRNLAGE